One Longimicrobiales bacterium genomic window, CCGGAAGGGTGGGCACGGCAGCCTCCAGGACCAGTTCAGCGAGCTGCTGGCGGTCCGCAGCATATCCGATCTGCAGGATCGCGTGCGCGCGAATCCGCTGGGCGCGGTCGCGTTCGCGGCAGGAATCGGTTTCGCGCTGCAGCGGACTCATCTGCTGAGCGATATCGTGGGCGGAATGCTGTCCGGCGACGAGCCCGCCGAGCTGACGGCCGCGGAGGAACGGTTGCTCGCCTGGCTGAACGATGCGTACGCGCTCGAGAAGGCGCAGATCCCCATCCTCGAGAATCACGCCGACGATGCGCGCAGGCAGCCGCACGTTCGCGATCGCGATCTGCAACATCTCGAGCGCACGAAGCAGCACGTGAAGATGGTGGAGAAGTGCATCAGGCTGCTCGGCAGGAAGCCCTCGAAGGCGAAGTCGGCGGTGGGGCGGATCACGGGCGCCGTGAACAGCCTGTCGACGGAACCGTTCAATGACGAGGTCGTGCGCAACTTCCTCGCCGACTTCGCGTCGGAGAACCTCGAGGTCGCGTCGTATCAGGCGATCATCGTTGCCGCACGCGACGCCGGCCACGAAAAGATCGCGCGCATCTGCGAGGAGATCCTGGACGACGAGGAGGAGATGGCGGACTGGCTGCGCGCAAACCTGCCGCGCGCCGTGCGTGACACGCTCGGCGATCTCGACATTGTGCGTGCCGACGAGCCGCCAGCGCGCTGAGTCAGGCCCGGTGTCCTCGCTGACCAGCCGGAAATCATCCGGCTGATCAGCAGGCGCACCGCAACGCGGCCGATCAGCGGAAGCGTACCAGCTCAGCCTGGTCGCCGCGTCCGCGCGAGCGGACCTCCACGCGAACCCGCTCGCCGCGGCGCAGCCGCTCGAAACGCCGCACGTCCTCGCGGCGCGCGTTGCGCGGCATGTAGACCAGCACACGCGACCGGGTCCCCGTCACTGTGAAGTAACCGCGCCGCACATCGACCGCCTGCACCCGCCC contains:
- a CDS encoding DUF892 family protein; the encoded protein is MDRTRHDPPTRAGSTPRHGIAPAASAAEIAHGQTSSQQTVQRQDRPDPTELDRKGGHGSLQDQFSELLAVRSISDLQDRVRANPLGAVAFAAGIGFALQRTHLLSDIVGGMLSGDEPAELTAAEERLLAWLNDAYALEKAQIPILENHADDARRQPHVRDRDLQHLERTKQHVKMVEKCIRLLGRKPSKAKSAVGRITGAVNSLSTEPFNDEVVRNFLADFASENLEVASYQAIIVAARDAGHEKIARICEEILDDEEEMADWLRANLPRAVRDTLGDLDIVRADEPPAR